One genomic window of Gracilinema caldarium DSM 7334 includes the following:
- a CDS encoding V-type ATP synthase subunit A, with protein sequence MIGTKGTVVAVNGNMVGVRFDGIVSMNEVGYVKVQDKRLKSEVIRIRGDLCFLQVFEMTKGIAVGDMVEFTGDMLSVEVGPGLLGQVFDGLQNPLPKLAEEAGYFLERGIYLDALPLDAEWEFTPVAKVGDTVERGDTLGTVPEGAFTHQIMVPFNMYGRYTVASIKPKGTYHVRDAIAELDDGKGNRIPVAMSFRWPVKRAVDCYAERLKPVDPMVTKVRLIDTFFPVARGGTYCIPGPFGAGKTVLQQITSRHADVDVVIIAACGERAGEVVETLKEFPELLDPKTGRSLMERTIIICNTSSMPVAAREASVYTAVTLAEYYRQMGLHVLLLADSTSRWAQAMREMSGRLEEIPGEEAFPAYLESVIAAFYERAGIVRLKDGRTGSVTIGGTVSPAGGNFEEPVTQATLKVVGAFHGLSRERSDARKYPAIHPLDSWSKYRGIIDSEKVAYAHKFMFRGSEVEQMMKVVGEEGTSLDDFIIYLKGNFLDSVYFQQNSFDAVDAAVSPERQKHVFAILLNILASQFKFKDKEDARSWFNRLRQKFLDYNGSEWKSERFVALEKEILDAVSERSAGLDKNAEKILA encoded by the coding sequence ATGATCGGAACTAAGGGTACAGTAGTAGCCGTTAATGGCAATATGGTCGGTGTTCGTTTCGACGGGATTGTCTCGATGAACGAAGTCGGCTATGTAAAGGTTCAAGATAAACGTTTAAAAAGTGAAGTCATCCGTATCAGGGGCGATCTTTGCTTCCTTCAGGTCTTTGAAATGACCAAGGGAATCGCTGTCGGTGATATGGTCGAATTTACCGGTGATATGCTCTCTGTAGAGGTTGGTCCCGGCCTGCTTGGCCAGGTATTTGATGGTCTGCAAAACCCCCTGCCAAAGCTGGCAGAAGAAGCGGGCTATTTCCTCGAACGGGGAATTTACCTCGATGCCCTTCCTTTGGATGCAGAATGGGAATTTACCCCTGTTGCCAAGGTCGGCGATACGGTAGAGCGGGGAGACACCCTGGGTACCGTACCGGAGGGAGCCTTTACCCATCAGATTATGGTTCCCTTTAACATGTATGGCCGTTATACGGTTGCTTCTATCAAACCAAAGGGAACTTACCACGTACGGGATGCCATCGCTGAACTGGACGATGGCAAGGGTAACCGAATCCCCGTAGCCATGTCCTTCCGGTGGCCGGTAAAACGGGCGGTCGACTGCTATGCTGAACGGCTGAAGCCTGTGGACCCCATGGTCACCAAGGTCCGACTTATCGATACCTTCTTCCCTGTAGCCCGTGGCGGCACTTATTGTATTCCCGGTCCTTTCGGAGCCGGAAAGACAGTACTTCAGCAGATCACGAGCCGCCACGCCGATGTGGATGTGGTTATCATCGCTGCCTGTGGTGAACGGGCCGGTGAGGTTGTAGAAACCCTTAAGGAATTCCCTGAACTGCTGGACCCCAAAACGGGCCGATCCCTCATGGAACGGACCATTATTATCTGTAATACCTCCTCCATGCCCGTAGCCGCCCGGGAAGCATCGGTATATACGGCGGTAACCCTGGCGGAATACTATCGCCAGATGGGACTCCATGTACTGCTTCTGGCGGACTCTACCAGCCGCTGGGCCCAGGCTATGCGTGAAATGTCAGGCCGGCTCGAGGAAATCCCCGGTGAAGAAGCCTTCCCGGCCTACCTTGAATCGGTTATTGCCGCCTTCTATGAACGGGCTGGTATTGTCCGGCTAAAGGATGGCCGCACCGGCTCTGTAACCATCGGTGGTACCGTATCTCCCGCAGGGGGTAACTTTGAGGAACCGGTTACCCAGGCAACACTTAAGGTTGTCGGCGCCTTTCATGGCCTTTCCCGTGAACGCTCCGATGCCCGCAAGTACCCAGCTATTCATCCTCTGGATTCCTGGTCCAAATATCGCGGTATCATTGACTCAGAAAAAGTTGCCTATGCCCATAAATTTATGTTCCGCGGCAGTGAAGTAGAACAGATGATGAAGGTTGTTGGTGAGGAAGGCACCAGTCTGGATGACTTTATCATCTATCTAAAGGGTAATTTCCTCGATTCTGTATATTTCCAGCAAAACTCCTTTGATGCGGTCGATGCGGCGGTCAGCCCTGAACGGCAGAAACATGTCTTTGCCATACTGCTGAACATTCTTGCTTCCCAGTTTAAGTTTAAAGACAAGGAAGATGCCCGAAGCTGGTTTAACCGGCTCAGGCAGAAATTCCTGGACTACAATGGTTCTGAATGGAAGAGCGAACGTTTTGTAGCTCTGGAAAAGGAAATTCTGGATGCAGTTTCCGAACGCTCCGCGGGTCTTGATAAAAACGCGGAAAAGATTCTTGCTTAG
- a CDS encoding DUF2764 family protein: protein MGAYYYLVSQLPSLSYGVSAAIEIKDFVELCRTFLSAQDFALLQYCRLDPEGTQPLSLGQGFQLMPESLGSSLLDNWRVWERALRLHLARLRLQHVKREQQFLADAPADPMDATMVAKQAVAIESPLEAELFLDRARWSAIESLQGFDYFGRDTVYAYYLKLQLLERKQKFKVDEGFEAYQGLYASIMDAAQSRIYAGEPK, encoded by the coding sequence GTGGGAGCCTATTATTATCTGGTTTCACAGCTGCCATCCCTCTCCTACGGTGTTTCGGCGGCCATTGAAATCAAGGACTTTGTAGAGCTGTGCAGGACCTTTCTTTCAGCCCAGGACTTTGCTCTGCTTCAATATTGCCGTCTGGACCCGGAAGGAACTCAACCCCTTTCCCTCGGACAGGGTTTTCAGCTGATGCCTGAAAGCCTGGGTTCTTCGTTACTGGATAACTGGCGGGTTTGGGAACGGGCTCTGAGGCTTCATCTTGCGCGTCTTAGGCTTCAGCATGTTAAACGGGAACAACAATTTCTTGCAGATGCCCCGGCAGATCCAATGGATGCTACAATGGTTGCAAAACAAGCGGTTGCCATAGAGTCACCTCTCGAGGCTGAATTATTCCTGGACCGGGCCCGTTGGTCCGCTATCGAATCCCTGCAAGGCTTCGATTATTTTGGCCGGGATACGGTCTATGCTTATTATCTTAAACTTCAGCTTTTGGAACGGAAACAGAAATTCAAGGTAGATGAAGGTTTTGAAGCTTATCAGGGGCTTTATGCCTCCATTATGGATGCAGCTCAATCTAGAATATATGCGGGAGAACCGAAATGA
- a CDS encoding ATP synthase subunit E: MDIQLQELIDKIKKDGVESASAQAETIIQEAHAEARKLVEAAKKEADAIVTAGKRDAERSEKAGIAAIEQAARNLIISFQAEIQKLLDAVVKREVTAAFDDEALKTAIPQIVSEWAKKESDNLAILLQNDALQRLEGYFTKKLASELAKGVELKSDRNLSAGFRIASKDGSAYYDFSAEAVAELMSAYLNPRLSELLKSVVKGL; encoded by the coding sequence ATGGATATTCAACTGCAGGAACTGATTGATAAAATAAAGAAAGACGGAGTTGAGTCTGCCTCTGCCCAGGCTGAAACTATTATTCAGGAAGCCCATGCAGAGGCTCGAAAGCTAGTAGAAGCTGCAAAAAAAGAAGCTGATGCAATTGTAACCGCCGGGAAACGGGATGCGGAGCGGTCAGAAAAAGCAGGTATCGCCGCGATTGAGCAGGCCGCCCGCAACCTTATTATCAGTTTTCAGGCCGAGATCCAGAAACTTCTGGATGCGGTGGTAAAACGGGAAGTTACCGCCGCCTTCGATGATGAAGCCCTTAAGACCGCAATTCCCCAAATTGTCAGCGAATGGGCTAAAAAAGAAAGCGATAATCTGGCAATACTTCTTCAGAATGATGCCCTACAGCGGCTTGAGGGCTATTTTACTAAGAAACTTGCTTCCGAACTTGCAAAGGGTGTTGAACTAAAATCGGACCGAAATCTTTCGGCGGGGTTCCGCATCGCATCTAAAGACGGTTCTGCCTATTATGATTTTTCTGCAGAGGCTGTGGCTGAGCTTATGTCAGCCTATCTTAATCCCCGCCTTTCTGAGCTTCTTAAGTCGGTAGTAAAGGGGTTATAA
- a CDS encoding aldose epimerase family protein encodes MKIDKKTFGVLSHGETVDLYTLRAGEIQLSLSTYGATWVSLYVPSKRGQKDDVLLGYSTLTEYTHNPSFFGVTVGRCANRISKGRFSLNGSTYALYKNDGENTLHGGRRGFDKRVWKAEAYEEKGAVAVRFELESPDGEEGFPGTVKAVVTYTLNNNNEIHCEYKAKADMPTPINLTNHAYFNLKGEGWGDILSHELTLFSSHIVESDTQLIPTGNLVPVQDTPFNFLQRKPIGRDIAQVPGGYDHCYVVDGKLGKLRPCAEVYEGLTGRLMKVFTTQPGVQFYSGNFLNGEAGKSGSRYIKHAGFCLETQHYPDSPNRPEFPSCIFGPDRKYHEEAVFSFEW; translated from the coding sequence ATGAAAATTGATAAAAAAACCTTCGGAGTACTATCTCATGGTGAAACGGTAGATTTGTATACTCTTAGGGCGGGAGAAATTCAGTTATCCCTCTCCACTTACGGTGCGACCTGGGTGTCCCTCTATGTACCATCAAAAAGAGGACAAAAAGATGATGTTCTATTAGGATATTCAACTTTAACTGAATATACCCATAATCCCAGTTTTTTTGGTGTAACTGTGGGTCGTTGTGCAAATCGTATTTCAAAGGGGAGATTCAGCCTCAATGGTTCTACCTATGCTTTATATAAAAATGATGGCGAAAACACCCTTCATGGTGGTCGTCGGGGCTTTGATAAACGGGTCTGGAAGGCTGAAGCCTATGAGGAAAAGGGGGCTGTTGCAGTCCGCTTTGAACTGGAGAGTCCCGATGGTGAGGAAGGCTTCCCCGGTACAGTAAAAGCTGTGGTCACCTACACCCTGAATAACAACAATGAAATCCATTGTGAATACAAGGCGAAAGCTGATATGCCTACTCCCATCAATCTTACCAATCATGCTTATTTTAACCTTAAGGGAGAAGGTTGGGGAGATATTCTTTCCCATGAGCTGACCCTTTTCTCATCTCATATCGTGGAATCCGATACACAGCTCATACCAACAGGAAATCTTGTGCCGGTACAGGACACTCCCTTTAATTTCTTGCAGCGCAAACCTATTGGCCGTGATATTGCCCAGGTTCCTGGAGGATATGATCATTGTTATGTGGTTGATGGAAAGCTGGGCAAACTACGTCCCTGTGCGGAAGTATATGAAGGCCTTACCGGACGGCTTATGAAGGTCTTTACTACCCAGCCAGGGGTACAATTTTATTCAGGGAATTTTCTCAATGGTGAGGCTGGAAAATCTGGCTCACGCTACATAAAACATGCCGGTTTTTGCCTGGAAACACAGCATTATCCCGACAGCCCCAATCGTCCTGAATTCCCATCCTGTATTTTTGGTCCAGACCGTAAATATCATGAAGAAGCAGTCTTTAGTTTTGAATGGTAA
- a CDS encoding J domain-containing protein — protein MDKFFDRLGEVLKTFLDEDSDRLFRTRQTRRPFSDPDLDAAYDELEAFLNSGKIDNKNNHAWADYQRGTDDFHSQGSDKQSSRFKQGPAIPESLRKDFEELGLPFGASEEACKAAYKRLLKIHHPDRHAGHPGNMKKATEKSARINAAYQRIETWRQTGKVD, from the coding sequence ATGGACAAATTTTTTGACCGTTTGGGTGAAGTTCTCAAAACTTTTCTTGATGAAGATTCTGATCGGCTTTTTAGGACTCGGCAAACAAGGAGACCCTTCAGTGATCCCGATCTGGATGCAGCCTATGATGAATTAGAAGCATTTCTGAATTCAGGAAAGATCGATAATAAAAACAACCATGCCTGGGCAGACTATCAAAGGGGGACTGATGATTTTCATAGCCAGGGTTCAGACAAGCAATCGTCTCGATTCAAGCAAGGTCCTGCCATACCAGAGAGTTTGCGAAAGGATTTTGAAGAATTGGGGCTCCCCTTTGGTGCAAGCGAAGAAGCATGTAAGGCAGCATATAAACGGCTTTTAAAGATTCATCACCCAGACCGCCATGCAGGGCATCCGGGAAATATGAAAAAAGCCACAGAAAAATCTGCCCGTATTAATGCAGCATACCAGAGGATAGAAACCTGGCGTCAGACCGGCAAGGTTGATTAA
- a CDS encoding sigma-54-dependent transcriptional regulator, with amino-acid sequence MKFKLLVVDDEKNIREGLAAALQLEGHDVVVAADGDEAYKRFQKGDIDLVITDLRMPGLSGEELLRKINTESPGVPVIVLTGHGTVENAVDAMRNGAYDFLTKPLNLDRLSLLVKRALQNRELVLQHRRLEEELEHNRTFEMFIGNSPAMRKIFDTIRQVAPTKASVLITGESGVGKELVANAIHELSPRKNKPLIKVHCAALAATLLESELFGHEKGAFTGAVGRKRGRFELAHEGTLFLDEIGEIDQNVQIKILRVLQEKKFERVGGEETLEVDVRIVAATNRDLKAEIEKGTFREDLYYRLNVVNIHVPALRERKEDIPLLATAFLKEFAKENNKQIDGIDPRARTALYGYDWPGNVRELRNCMESAVVLAKGSVITLDDLPPTVRKSSESTSIHIPLGIPLEEAEKIIIRETLSAYKGNKSKTAEVLGIGRKTLHRKLAEWGDISGDEAED; translated from the coding sequence ATGAAGTTTAAACTCCTTGTTGTAGATGATGAAAAAAATATCCGCGAAGGCCTTGCCGCAGCCCTCCAGCTCGAAGGCCACGATGTGGTGGTAGCCGCCGATGGGGACGAGGCCTATAAACGGTTCCAAAAGGGCGATATCGATCTCGTTATCACCGACCTCCGTATGCCCGGTTTGAGTGGTGAAGAACTGCTTCGGAAAATAAACACCGAAAGTCCCGGTGTACCGGTGATCGTGTTGACCGGCCATGGCACCGTGGAAAATGCGGTGGACGCCATGCGGAATGGGGCCTATGATTTTCTCACCAAGCCCCTCAATCTGGACCGGCTCTCCCTCCTCGTAAAACGGGCTCTGCAGAATCGGGAATTAGTATTACAGCACCGCCGGCTCGAAGAAGAACTGGAACATAATCGTACTTTCGAAATGTTCATCGGCAACAGCCCTGCCATGCGAAAGATTTTCGACACGATCAGGCAGGTTGCCCCCACCAAGGCTTCGGTGTTAATCACCGGTGAATCCGGTGTTGGCAAGGAACTGGTGGCCAATGCAATCCATGAACTGTCACCCCGGAAAAACAAGCCCCTCATCAAGGTCCATTGTGCAGCCCTGGCAGCGACACTCCTGGAAAGCGAACTTTTCGGTCATGAAAAGGGAGCCTTTACCGGGGCGGTAGGCCGGAAACGGGGCCGCTTTGAATTAGCCCATGAGGGAACCCTCTTCCTCGATGAAATCGGCGAAATTGATCAGAATGTGCAGATAAAAATATTACGGGTCCTCCAGGAAAAGAAATTCGAACGGGTCGGCGGAGAAGAAACGTTGGAGGTCGATGTACGGATTGTGGCTGCCACAAACCGGGACCTGAAAGCCGAAATAGAAAAGGGTACCTTCCGGGAAGATCTCTATTACCGGCTCAACGTGGTAAACATCCATGTTCCAGCCCTGCGGGAACGAAAAGAAGATATCCCCCTGCTGGCCACAGCTTTTCTTAAGGAATTTGCCAAAGAAAACAATAAACAGATAGATGGAATCGATCCCCGAGCCAGAACAGCCCTTTACGGTTATGATTGGCCTGGCAATGTGCGGGAACTGCGGAACTGTATGGAAAGCGCGGTGGTCCTTGCGAAGGGTTCAGTTATAACCCTGGACGACCTGCCGCCTACAGTGCGGAAATCCTCTGAATCAACTTCGATTCATATTCCTCTTGGTATCCCTTTGGAAGAAGCAGAAAAAATTATCATCAGGGAAACCTTAAGCGCCTACAAGGGAAATAAAAGCAAGACCGCCGAAGTCCTGGGAATTGGACGGAAAACTCTGCACCGGAAACTTGCCGAATGGGGTGATATCAGCGGGGATGAAGCAGAGGATTAA
- a CDS encoding two-component system sensor histidine kinase NtrB, producing MRTFIERALKKLPKMTAEQITDLLIRTAAENERLESVLDSLAEGLLVCDADFNLILVNKSAERLLPLVFHDQLERPIWSSIADDRIADFLQRTLLEGDRVLDREFDVEVKGIQRLLAISVLPLVKDRRVTGSLIHVEDITEKRAKEARLRRAENLASLTTLAAGVAHEIKNPLGSISIHIQLIQKALQASRAACSDEPENHEPVTIQAAPFDLLEKYLAVVNEEIDRLNRIVVDFLFAVRPMNMELREGNLNSLIHELVDFVHYELEENHIQTVLELDEKLPTLCYDERYIKQALLNLIKNAIAAMNEGGILTIKTESTGSEVHIYISDTGIGISEENLSKIFEPYFTTKETGSGLGLTLVFKIIKEHRGEITVKSKEGEGSSFMITLPIPQKETKLIAYGGDQP from the coding sequence ATGAGAACCTTTATTGAACGGGCCCTTAAAAAATTACCTAAAATGACTGCTGAGCAGATTACGGATCTGCTTATCAGAACCGCTGCAGAAAATGAACGGCTTGAATCGGTTCTTGATTCTCTTGCGGAGGGGCTTCTCGTCTGTGATGCGGATTTTAATCTGATTTTAGTGAACAAATCCGCAGAACGGCTTCTTCCGCTGGTATTTCATGATCAATTGGAACGGCCCATTTGGTCCAGTATAGCCGATGATCGTATTGCAGATTTCCTGCAAAGAACCCTTCTTGAAGGCGATCGGGTATTAGATAGGGAATTTGATGTGGAAGTGAAGGGAATTCAACGGCTTTTGGCAATCAGTGTTTTACCCCTTGTAAAAGACAGGCGTGTAACGGGGTCGCTCATCCATGTGGAAGATATTACCGAAAAACGGGCTAAAGAAGCCCGGCTCAGACGGGCGGAAAACCTTGCGAGCCTTACAACCCTCGCTGCCGGTGTGGCCCATGAAATAAAAAATCCGCTGGGTTCTATTTCAATCCATATTCAGCTGATTCAGAAAGCCCTGCAGGCAAGCCGGGCTGCCTGTTCCGACGAACCTGAAAACCACGAACCGGTAACAATTCAAGCAGCCCCCTTTGATCTCCTCGAAAAATACCTGGCGGTGGTCAACGAAGAAATTGACCGGCTTAACCGGATTGTCGTTGATTTTCTGTTTGCCGTTCGCCCGATGAATATGGAACTAAGAGAAGGAAATCTCAATAGCCTTATCCATGAGTTGGTGGACTTTGTCCACTATGAACTGGAAGAAAACCATATCCAAACCGTCCTGGAATTGGACGAAAAACTGCCAACCCTTTGTTATGATGAACGGTATATTAAACAGGCGCTGCTAAATCTCATTAAAAACGCTATTGCTGCTATGAACGAAGGCGGCATCTTAACGATTAAAACCGAAAGCACGGGCTCGGAGGTGCATATCTATATTAGCGATACGGGAATAGGTATTAGCGAAGAAAATCTTTCAAAAATATTCGAACCCTACTTTACGACGAAAGAAACAGGATCCGGTTTAGGACTCACCCTGGTCTTTAAAATAATTAAAGAACACCGGGGTGAAATAACAGTAAAATCAAAGGAAGGTGAGGGGAGTAGTTTCATGATTACCCTGCCAATTCCTCAGAAAGAAACAAAACTTATTGCCTATGGGGGCGATCAGCCATGA